One part of the Sneathia vaginalis genome encodes these proteins:
- the tig gene encoding trigger factor, giving the protein MYNLELLEKSSAKATIELKGEEFKKVRESIVNEFKNAKIDGFRKGHAPLDVIEKTFGDKINEELFNYVLNSEIKKMVEEKELEVLGQISVENHSLTNDELKVEISFELKPKFELPKYKELGIKEETEEITDEKVEGYLKSIVEREKKLEKSDKKVAENNDTVNINFEGFVDGEAFEGGKAENYNLKLGSHSFIDTFEDQIVGHSVDEEFDVNVVFPEEYHAENLKGKPALFKVKLNSIQVEKLPTVDDEFAKSKGYDTLADYKNSLKAQLELNSENQAKDKKYQEIADKLVETTEMELPVNIVKSEVENQKNALAQQLSMQGLDLKKYLELSGKTEEEFEKDVEDRAQKVVKYNLIIGKIAEIEGIKVEKEEIEKELEKMAAMYKMTLDQLREELQKAKMLENYINQIAGSIFMTKVKEFLVKNN; this is encoded by the coding sequence ATGTATAATTTAGAATTATTAGAAAAATCAAGTGCAAAGGCAACAATAGAACTTAAAGGTGAAGAATTTAAAAAGGTAAGAGAATCAATCGTAAATGAATTTAAAAATGCAAAGATTGATGGATTTAGAAAAGGTCACGCTCCATTAGATGTTATAGAAAAAACTTTTGGTGATAAGATAAATGAAGAATTATTTAACTATGTATTAAATTCTGAAATCAAAAAAATGGTTGAAGAAAAGGAATTAGAAGTATTAGGACAAATTAGTGTTGAAAATCATTCATTAACTAATGATGAATTAAAGGTTGAAATTTCTTTTGAATTAAAGCCTAAATTTGAATTACCTAAGTACAAAGAATTAGGAATCAAAGAAGAAACTGAAGAAATAACTGATGAAAAAGTAGAAGGATACTTAAAATCAATAGTTGAAAGAGAAAAGAAATTAGAAAAATCTGATAAGAAAGTTGCAGAAAACAATGATACTGTAAATATTAACTTTGAAGGATTTGTTGATGGAGAAGCTTTTGAAGGTGGAAAGGCTGAAAATTATAACTTAAAATTAGGTTCTCACTCATTTATAGATACATTTGAAGATCAAATAGTAGGACATAGTGTTGATGAAGAATTTGATGTTAATGTAGTATTCCCTGAAGAATATCATGCTGAAAACTTAAAAGGAAAACCTGCATTATTCAAAGTTAAATTAAACTCAATACAAGTTGAAAAATTACCAACTGTTGATGATGAATTTGCTAAATCTAAAGGATATGATACTTTAGCTGATTACAAGAATTCATTAAAAGCTCAATTAGAATTAAATTCTGAAAATCAAGCAAAAGATAAGAAATATCAAGAAATAGCTGATAAATTAGTTGAAACAACTGAAATGGAATTACCAGTAAATATAGTAAAATCTGAAGTTGAAAATCAAAAGAATGCTCTTGCACAACAATTATCTATGCAAGGTCTAGATTTAAAGAAATACTTAGAATTATCTGGTAAAACTGAAGAAGAATTTGAAAAAGATGTAGAAGATAGAGCACAAAAAGTTGTTAAGTACAACTTAATAATAGGTAAGATTGCTGAAATTGAAGGAATTAAAGTTGAAAAAGAAGAAATAGAAAAAGAATTAGAAAAGATGGCAGCAATGTACAAAATGACATTAGACCAATTACGTGAAGAATTACAAAAGGCAAAAATGTTAGAAAATTACATTAACCAAATAGCAGGATCAATATTCATGACTAAGGTTAAAGAATTCTTAGTTAAGAATAATTAA
- the yajC gene encoding preprotein translocase subunit YajC yields MNVKIIIVYIVILIVLFGPMMYSNSKKKKKYDDMISNLAIGKNIITVGGIYGSIVKIEDTFVEIKVDKGVSIKIAKSAISKVIEG; encoded by the coding sequence ATGAATGTAAAAATAATAATTGTGTATATAGTAATTTTAATCGTATTATTTGGACCAATGATGTACAGTAATTCTAAGAAAAAGAAAAAATATGATGATATGATTTCAAATTTAGCAATAGGGAAGAATATAATAACTGTTGGTGGAATCTATGGAAGTATTGTAAAAATAGAAGATACTTTTGTTGAAATAAAAGTAGATAAAGGAGTAAGTATAAAAATCGCAAAATCAGCTATTTCAAAAGTAATAGAAGGTTAA
- a CDS encoding DUF448 domain-containing protein: MEPIRTCVLTKTKASKKKLIRLVKNDKGKFVIDERQIVQKRGIYIFPCEKILNIITKQKKYDIDEKSIEKIIEIIKVGGMDE; this comes from the coding sequence ATGGAACCAATTAGAACTTGTGTTTTAACAAAAACAAAGGCAAGTAAAAAAAAGTTAATACGTTTAGTAAAAAATGATAAGGGTAAGTTTGTCATAGATGAAAGACAAATAGTACAAAAAAGAGGAATATACATATTCCCATGTGAGAAAATTTTAAATATCATAACAAAACAAAAAAAGTATGATATAGATGAAAAGTCGATTGAGAAAATAATTGAAATAATAAAGGTAGGTGGAATGGATGAGTAA
- the infB gene encoding translation initiation factor IF-2: MPKILEEQVKKDSKTIVVQEKKIFATPKRKEKNRNNNGGNSREYHKWNTYKERNTKDSNDNKRGAKLNNNFNKPKFNDNNNNNNKDGRVRKDFNKDFNKDFNNNKRKPVENTKSEVEMPEIETLTKASKSGKQKPKFDKKKYEYEKKAKEEERKLKELRTDFRKDNTKKKIKKKEKVVKSEVIKLDDTSGVLKIKGELTVKELADKLGITSASIVSKFFMQGKVLTTNAILSMSEIEEIALDYNVLIEEETEVELPYGEKYELEIVDKPNELVPRAPVITIMGHVDHGKTSLLDALRHTNVIANEAGGITQSIGAYQVTWKGQKITFIDTPGHEAFTEMRARGANITDISILIVAADDGVKPQTIEAISHAKEANVPIIVAINKIDKPGANPMRVKQELMEYGLVTQEWGGDTECVEISAKQKINLDSLLETILITAELLELKANPKKRAKAVVVESKLDPQVGIIADVLVQEGTLKIGDIFVVGGTFGRIRSMIDDKGNKITKAIPSMPVEITGFNDIPEAGGMIYCVKNDKQARKIVDDYNANRKLNDIDAKKHISLESLSKELEDEQLKELKCIIRADSRGSVEALKESLNKLSNDKVAINIIQATAGAITEGDIKLAEASNAIIIGFGVRPTNTARSEAEKTGVEIRNYNVIYHVTEDIEKAMKGMLDPEYREVYHGRLEVLKVFKISNVGNIAGCMVVDGKITNHSKIRVLRNGIIIFDGDILALKRHKDDAKEVNMGQECGISLKDFNDIKENDILEAYIKEEIER, translated from the coding sequence ATGCCTAAAATTTTGGAAGAACAAGTAAAGAAAGATTCAAAAACTATTGTTGTACAAGAAAAGAAGATTTTTGCTACTCCTAAAAGAAAAGAAAAAAATAGAAATAATAATGGTGGAAATAGTAGAGAATATCATAAATGGAATACATATAAGGAAAGAAATACTAAAGACTCTAATGATAACAAGAGGGGGGCAAAATTAAATAATAATTTTAATAAGCCTAAATTTAATGATAACAACAATAACAATAATAAAGATGGTAGAGTTAGAAAAGACTTTAATAAAGACTTTAATAAAGATTTTAATAATAACAAACGTAAGCCTGTTGAAAATACTAAGTCTGAAGTTGAAATGCCTGAAATAGAAACATTAACAAAAGCATCAAAATCAGGTAAACAAAAGCCAAAATTTGATAAGAAAAAATATGAATATGAAAAGAAGGCTAAAGAAGAAGAAAGAAAATTAAAAGAATTAAGAACAGACTTTAGAAAAGATAATACTAAGAAGAAAATAAAGAAAAAAGAAAAAGTAGTTAAAAGTGAAGTAATAAAATTAGATGATACATCTGGAGTTTTAAAAATAAAGGGTGAATTAACAGTTAAAGAATTAGCTGATAAATTAGGTATTACTTCTGCAAGTATAGTTTCAAAATTCTTTATGCAAGGTAAAGTTTTAACAACTAACGCAATACTATCTATGAGTGAAATTGAAGAAATTGCACTAGATTACAATGTATTAATAGAAGAAGAAACTGAAGTTGAATTACCATATGGTGAAAAATATGAACTAGAAATTGTAGATAAACCTAATGAATTAGTTCCAAGAGCACCAGTAATAACAATAATGGGTCACGTTGACCATGGTAAAACTTCATTATTAGATGCATTAAGACATACAAATGTAATTGCAAATGAAGCAGGGGGTATAACACAAAGTATAGGTGCATATCAAGTTACATGGAAGGGTCAAAAGATAACATTTATTGATACACCAGGGCACGAAGCGTTTACAGAAATGAGAGCAAGAGGTGCAAATATTACTGATATTTCTATACTAATAGTTGCTGCTGATGATGGTGTAAAACCACAAACAATAGAAGCTATATCTCACGCTAAAGAAGCAAATGTTCCAATAATCGTAGCAATTAATAAGATAGATAAGCCAGGGGCTAATCCTATGAGAGTAAAACAAGAACTTATGGAATATGGTCTTGTTACACAAGAATGGGGTGGAGATACAGAATGTGTTGAAATTTCAGCAAAACAAAAAATTAATCTTGATTCACTACTTGAAACAATATTAATTACAGCAGAATTACTAGAACTTAAGGCAAATCCTAAGAAAAGAGCTAAAGCAGTTGTAGTTGAATCTAAACTTGATCCTCAAGTTGGGATAATAGCAGACGTATTAGTTCAAGAAGGAACTTTAAAGATAGGTGACATCTTTGTTGTAGGTGGAACATTTGGTAGAATAAGAAGTATGATAGATGATAAAGGTAACAAGATAACTAAAGCTATCCCTTCTATGCCAGTTGAAATTACAGGATTTAATGATATACCTGAAGCAGGTGGAATGATATATTGTGTTAAAAACGATAAACAAGCTCGTAAGATAGTAGATGACTATAACGCAAATAGAAAATTAAATGATATAGATGCTAAAAAACATATATCACTTGAAAGCTTATCAAAAGAATTAGAAGATGAACAACTAAAAGAATTAAAATGTATAATAAGAGCAGATTCAAGAGGATCTGTTGAAGCATTGAAGGAATCATTAAATAAATTATCTAATGATAAGGTTGCAATAAATATTATCCAAGCTACTGCTGGTGCAATAACTGAGGGAGATATAAAATTAGCTGAAGCATCAAACGCAATAATAATAGGATTTGGTGTTAGACCAACTAATACTGCAAGAAGTGAAGCAGAAAAAACAGGTGTAGAAATTAGAAACTATAATGTAATTTACCATGTTACAGAAGATATAGAAAAAGCTATGAAGGGTATGTTAGATCCTGAATATAGGGAAGTATACCATGGACGTTTAGAAGTTCTTAAAGTATTTAAGATTTCTAATGTAGGTAATATAGCTGGTTGTATGGTAGTAGATGGTAAGATTACAAATCATTCAAAGATTAGAGTATTAAGAAATGGTATAATAATCTTTGATGGAGATATATTAGCATTAAAGAGACATAAAGATGATGCTAAAGAAGTTAATATGGGACAAGAATGTGGTATAAGTCTAAAAGACTTTAATGACATTAAAGAAAATGACATATTAGAAGCATATATTAAAGAGGAAATTGAAAGATAA
- the nusA gene encoding transcription termination factor NusA, which yields MKAKEQGIFLAALDELEKEKGIDKEELLGAVETALLAAYKKNYKDAENAYVEINRENGDVKVKAIKKVVEKVENPATEISLENALLHSKRAKIGNEIKVDINAESFKRNAIQNAKQIVIQKVREHEKQNVYNKFKLLEDSLVKALVKKMDEQNNLYIEINGTETIIPSRNLNPNDHFVQGDLVSVYIGKVEEGTKFTKIEFSRNSEKFLEKLFEREVPEIAAGDIEIKSIAREAGSRSKIALYSPDVNLDVKGACMGTNRMRLEAILSELQGEKIDLITWDEDTRNYVSSALAPANVFSSEIVQEDNEIIARVCVDNSQLSLAIGKKGQNSRLASKLCKVKIDIKGLTQEEQDAILSGNEE from the coding sequence ATGAAAGCTAAAGAACAGGGCATATTCTTAGCAGCTTTAGATGAACTTGAAAAAGAAAAGGGCATAGATAAAGAAGAATTATTAGGTGCTGTAGAAACAGCCTTACTTGCAGCATACAAAAAGAATTATAAAGACGCTGAAAATGCTTATGTTGAAATAAATAGAGAAAATGGAGATGTAAAAGTTAAGGCAATTAAAAAGGTAGTTGAAAAAGTTGAAAATCCTGCAACTGAAATTTCACTTGAAAATGCACTATTACATTCAAAACGTGCTAAGATAGGTAATGAAATTAAAGTAGATATTAATGCAGAATCATTTAAGAGAAATGCAATACAAAATGCTAAACAAATCGTAATACAAAAAGTAAGAGAACATGAAAAACAAAATGTGTATAATAAGTTTAAATTACTAGAAGATAGTTTAGTTAAAGCATTAGTTAAAAAAATGGATGAACAAAATAACTTGTACATTGAAATAAATGGTACTGAAACAATAATACCTAGTAGAAATTTAAATCCTAATGATCACTTTGTGCAAGGAGACTTAGTATCTGTATATATAGGTAAAGTAGAAGAAGGAACTAAGTTTACAAAAATAGAATTTTCAAGAAATTCTGAAAAATTTTTAGAAAAACTATTTGAAAGAGAAGTGCCTGAAATTGCAGCTGGGGATATAGAAATAAAGTCAATTGCAAGAGAAGCAGGTAGTAGAAGTAAGATAGCCCTATACTCACCAGATGTAAATCTAGATGTTAAGGGTGCTTGTATGGGAACAAATAGAATGAGACTAGAAGCAATACTATCAGAATTACAAGGTGAAAAAATAGATCTAATAACTTGGGATGAAGACACAAGAAATTATGTAAGTAGTGCTCTAGCACCAGCTAATGTATTCTCATCAGAAATTGTTCAAGAAGATAATGAAATTATTGCAAGAGTATGTGTAGATAATTCTCAACTATCACTTGCAATAGGTAAGAAAGGACAAAATTCAAGATTAGCATCAAAATTATGTAAAGTTAAAATAGATATTAAAGGTTTAACACAAGAAGAACAAGATGCAATTTTATCAGGTAATGAGGAATAA
- the lon gene encoding endopeptidase La, translating to MTALIPTKEVAVMPGVETSLLLGRQYSITAAYEAINSNDKKIVLSLQKNIESDIVDEKGIEEYGIIAEAIKIYKLDNETYRLVVKGKSRVKLSKIQFNEEQKCFFTEYSMVRTNKDLVDNSINSAESILKSAGVVLSLMKDMINEHLMLNVNSIEELIDLLVYKIPFETHVKQYYLSLRSLQQRVDTFYEDIKIESQKMIIENDINSKLKQNLDESQKNYYLKEKMKVLKEELGEDTSNNDVLDNLEKRINEKVMPDGLREKLKKEIKKLRSNVGYSADYNVTLNYIEVVLDLPFEASKEEEYDIKKVKKILDQDHYGLKEVKDTILEFLSVMKLKEQKESKAEKKISTILCLIGPPGVGKTSFATSIARALNRKFEKISLGGINDESEIRGHRKTYVGAMPGRIIEAIKRTGVNNPVILLDEIDKLDSNFRGDPASALLEVLDPAQNSKFEDHFIDYPYDLSNVLFICTANNYQTIPEPLYDRMEVIELESYTEMEKLNIAKKYLLPQVKEETEISLKLSDEVIQKIIGEYTREAGVRNLKREFLKIARKIARDILETGKKIHRITKQNISKYLGPERFKPEKQMQKEPKIGTVTGLAWTAVGGTTLEVQAVKMEGTGKLLLTGKLGEVMQESAQVAYSYVRSVKDKLKITEHFEKDYDIHLHFPEGAVPKDGPSAGVTITTAIISVLLQKGVRQDLAMTGEITINGDVLPVGGIKEKVIAANRIGIREVILPFENKVDTTLLPKEILNEMIFHFVKNYNEILNIAFTKEVKNK from the coding sequence ATGACAGCATTAATTCCAACAAAAGAAGTTGCAGTAATGCCTGGTGTTGAAACTAGTCTATTATTAGGAAGACAATATAGTATTACAGCAGCATATGAGGCTATAAACAGTAATGATAAGAAGATAGTATTGTCATTACAAAAGAATATAGAATCAGATATAGTTGATGAAAAAGGCATTGAAGAATACGGAATTATAGCAGAGGCTATTAAGATATATAAGCTGGATAATGAAACATATCGTTTAGTAGTTAAAGGTAAAAGTCGTGTAAAATTATCAAAAATACAATTTAATGAAGAACAAAAATGTTTTTTCACTGAGTATTCAATGGTAAGAACAAATAAAGACTTAGTTGATAATAGTATAAATAGTGCAGAATCAATACTAAAATCTGCAGGTGTAGTGTTATCGCTAATGAAAGATATGATAAATGAACATCTAATGCTAAATGTGAATTCAATAGAAGAACTTATAGACCTACTAGTCTACAAGATACCATTTGAAACTCATGTTAAGCAATATTATTTATCTTTAAGAAGCTTACAACAAAGAGTAGATACATTCTATGAAGATATTAAGATTGAATCTCAAAAAATGATCATTGAAAATGATATAAATAGTAAGTTAAAGCAAAATCTTGATGAATCACAAAAGAATTACTATTTAAAAGAAAAGATGAAAGTTTTAAAAGAAGAATTAGGTGAAGATACAAGTAATAACGATGTATTAGATAATCTTGAAAAAAGAATAAATGAAAAGGTTATGCCTGATGGACTTCGTGAAAAATTAAAAAAAGAAATAAAGAAATTACGTAGTAATGTAGGATATTCTGCAGACTATAATGTAACATTAAACTATATTGAAGTTGTATTAGATTTACCTTTTGAAGCCTCAAAAGAAGAAGAATATGATATAAAAAAGGTTAAAAAGATTTTAGATCAAGATCATTATGGATTAAAAGAAGTAAAAGATACAATATTAGAATTTTTATCAGTAATGAAATTAAAAGAACAAAAAGAATCTAAAGCTGAAAAGAAAATATCAACTATACTTTGTTTAATTGGACCACCTGGAGTTGGTAAAACTTCATTTGCTACATCAATTGCACGTGCATTGAATAGAAAGTTTGAAAAGATTAGTCTTGGTGGTATAAATGATGAAAGTGAAATTCGTGGACATAGAAAAACTTATGTAGGAGCTATGCCTGGTAGAATAATAGAAGCTATTAAAAGAACAGGTGTTAATAATCCTGTAATATTATTAGATGAAATTGATAAATTAGATTCTAATTTTAGAGGAGACCCTGCATCAGCATTACTTGAAGTTTTAGATCCTGCACAAAATTCAAAATTTGAAGATCACTTTATTGATTATCCATATGATTTATCAAATGTCTTATTTATCTGTACAGCAAATAATTATCAAACTATACCAGAACCTTTATATGACAGAATGGAAGTTATAGAACTTGAATCATATACAGAAATGGAAAAGCTTAATATAGCTAAAAAATATCTTTTACCACAAGTAAAAGAAGAAACTGAAATATCTTTAAAATTATCAGATGAAGTTATACAAAAGATAATTGGTGAGTATACAAGAGAAGCAGGAGTAAGAAATTTAAAAAGAGAATTTCTAAAAATTGCTAGAAAAATAGCGAGAGATATTTTAGAAACAGGTAAAAAGATACACAGAATAACTAAGCAAAATATTAGTAAATATTTAGGACCAGAAAGATTTAAACCTGAAAAACAAATGCAAAAAGAACCTAAAATTGGAACTGTAACAGGTCTTGCATGGACTGCTGTTGGAGGTACAACTTTAGAAGTTCAAGCTGTTAAAATGGAAGGAACAGGTAAGCTATTATTAACTGGTAAATTAGGTGAAGTAATGCAAGAATCTGCACAAGTTGCTTATTCATATGTTAGATCTGTAAAAGATAAACTTAAAATTACAGAACACTTTGAAAAAGATTATGATATACATCTACATTTTCCAGAAGGAGCTGTTCCAAAAGATGGTCCATCTGCGGGTGTTACAATAACAACAGCAATAATTTCAGTACTACTACAAAAGGGAGTTAGACAAGATTTAGCTATGACTGGTGAAATTACTATAAATGGTGATGTTTTACCAGTAGGTGGTATAAAGGAAAAGGTTATTGCAGCAAATAGAATAGGTATTAGAGAAGTAATACTACCATTTGAAAATAAGGTGGATACTACACTTTTACCTAAGGAAATTTTAAATGAAATGATTTTTCATTTTGTAAAAAATTATAACGAAATATTAAATATTGCTTTTACTAAGGAGGTTAAAAATAAATGA
- a CDS encoding ATP-dependent Clp protease proteolytic subunit, translating into MIYPFIHEEEGGVERTYNIFSRLLKDRIIFLMGEVNDEMANTIIAQLLYLNAQDKKKDITMYINSPGGSVTAGLGIYDTIKHIDCDVSTVCIGQAASMGAFLLAAGKKGKRYSLPNSRIMIHQVLGGIGYSQATDVQIHAEEMLRLKNLLNEEMAKNTGKTLKQMEKSTDRDNFMSAEEAKNFGLIDNII; encoded by the coding sequence ATGATATATCCATTTATACATGAAGAAGAAGGTGGAGTTGAAAGAACATATAATATTTTTTCAAGACTACTTAAAGATAGAATAATATTTTTAATGGGAGAAGTGAACGATGAAATGGCTAATACCATCATCGCTCAGCTTCTTTACTTAAATGCTCAAGATAAGAAAAAGGATATTACAATGTATATTAATAGTCCAGGAGGTTCTGTAACTGCTGGACTTGGTATATATGATACAATAAAGCATATAGATTGTGATGTTTCAACAGTATGTATAGGGCAAGCGGCAAGTATGGGAGCTTTTCTATTAGCAGCTGGTAAAAAAGGTAAAAGATATTCTTTACCTAATTCAAGAATAATGATACACCAAGTTTTAGGTGGTATAGGTTATTCACAAGCTACTGATGTACAAATACATGCAGAAGAAATGTTAAGACTTAAAAATTTACTTAATGAAGAAATGGCAAAAAATACAGGAAAGACATTAAAGCAAATGGAAAAATCTACTGACAGAGATAACTTTATGTCAGCAGAAGAAGCAAAGAATTTTGGTTTAATAGATAATATAATATAG
- a CDS encoding N-acetylmuramoyl-L-alanine amidase family protein: MRYNIKKIIIVLFTIFLPLIVSANKLNSIVYKNGILTLEFQENVGHIKHEYDERTPSLMIDIPNTSGIRSDVERNIKINDRYVTDLTNDYYNNNVSTVIYLQTGTRCNITQNRNKVQIAFIEAKTLPKKNYTIVLDAGHGGHDSGAIGNGYREKDLALAVTLKLYQNLKRDYNVILTRSNDTFIPLNERAEIGNNHNANLFISIHLNASVNSGAHGTEVYYFEKNPSVYARQKAQYENGFDLAGARSIESNFLVNDILYGLLQKESSSFANTILNNIVSTMSIKRRKVLGANFAVLRGSRSPSVLVELGFITNYNDVRQYTSEEGQINVANAIANAVRKHF; this comes from the coding sequence ATGAGATATAATATTAAGAAGATAATAATTGTACTGTTCACTATTTTTTTACCGCTAATAGTAAGTGCAAATAAATTAAATTCAATAGTATATAAAAACGGTATTTTAACTCTTGAATTTCAAGAAAATGTTGGTCATATTAAACATGAATATGATGAAAGAACACCATCATTAATGATTGATATACCTAATACTTCTGGAATAAGAAGCGATGTTGAAAGAAATATTAAAATTAATGACAGATATGTTACAGATTTAACTAATGATTATTACAACAATAATGTATCAACTGTAATTTATTTACAAACTGGTACAAGATGTAATATTACACAAAATAGAAATAAGGTTCAGATAGCATTTATTGAAGCTAAAACCTTACCTAAAAAGAATTATACAATAGTTCTAGATGCTGGTCATGGTGGACATGATAGTGGAGCTATAGGAAATGGGTATAGGGAAAAAGACTTAGCCCTTGCTGTAACATTAAAGTTATATCAAAATTTAAAAAGGGACTATAACGTAATACTAACAAGAAGTAATGATACATTTATACCATTAAATGAAAGAGCAGAAATAGGTAATAATCATAATGCCAATTTATTTATAAGCATCCACTTAAATGCTTCTGTAAATAGTGGTGCTCATGGTACAGAAGTATATTATTTTGAAAAGAACCCTTCAGTTTATGCAAGACAAAAAGCACAGTATGAAAATGGTTTTGATTTAGCAGGTGCAAGATCGATAGAATCAAACTTTTTAGTAAACGACATCTTATACGGTTTACTTCAAAAAGAAAGTTCTTCATTTGCAAATACTATATTAAATAATATCGTAAGTACGATGTCTATCAAAAGAAGAAAAGTTTTAGGTGCAAACTTTGCAGTATTACGTGGTTCAAGATCTCCTTCTGTCTTAGTCGAATTAGGATTTATAACAAACTATAATGATGTTAGACAATATACTTCAGAAGAAGGTCAAATAAATGTTGCAAATGCAATTGCAAATGCAGTACGTAAACATTTTTGA
- the clpX gene encoding ATP-dependent Clp protease ATP-binding subunit ClpX — MAKAKLTCSFCGNFTDDVDLIEGEDGVYICEDCVLRCYDMVNSNVEDLSKANIKENNKINLIKPKEIKQKLDEYIIGQDRAKKVLSVAVYNHFKRLMFKDKKKSSDDVEIQKSNILLIGPTGSGKTLLAQTLAKILNVPLAIADATTVTEAGYVGDDVENVLLKLIKVADYDIDAAKRGIIYIDEIDKIARKSENTSITRDVSGEGVQQALLKIVEGTVSSVPANGGRKHPDQEMIEIDTTDILFIVGGAFSGLESKIRSRFNVKQIGFDKANNVVKELDEETIFKYVLPEDLKKFGLIPELIGRFPVITALSKLDMKALTRILVEPKNALVKQYKKIFELEDVDLEFTDEALDEIANLALKRNIGARGLRSIVENTLLDLMYEIPSDKKIKKITITKEMIDEKNQEMQKETK; from the coding sequence ATGGCAAAAGCAAAATTAACTTGCTCATTTTGTGGTAATTTCACTGATGATGTTGATTTAATTGAAGGTGAAGATGGAGTATATATTTGTGAAGACTGTGTACTTAGATGTTATGATATGGTTAACTCAAATGTAGAAGATTTAAGTAAAGCTAATATTAAGGAAAATAATAAGATAAATTTAATTAAACCCAAAGAAATTAAACAAAAATTAGATGAATATATTATAGGGCAAGATAGAGCAAAAAAAGTCTTATCTGTTGCAGTGTATAATCATTTTAAAAGATTAATGTTTAAGGACAAGAAAAAATCAAGTGATGACGTTGAAATTCAAAAATCAAATATTCTTTTGATAGGTCCAACTGGAAGTGGTAAAACCTTATTAGCACAAACTTTAGCAAAAATATTAAATGTACCTCTAGCAATTGCTGATGCTACAACAGTAACTGAAGCAGGATATGTTGGAGATGATGTTGAAAATGTATTATTAAAACTAATTAAAGTTGCAGATTATGATATAGATGCTGCAAAACGTGGAATAATATATATAGATGAAATTGATAAGATTGCTAGAAAATCTGAAAATACTTCAATTACAAGAGATGTTTCAGGTGAAGGAGTACAACAAGCCTTACTAAAAATAGTAGAAGGAACAGTTTCTAGCGTTCCTGCAAATGGTGGAAGAAAACACCCAGACCAAGAAATGATAGAAATTGATACAACAGATATATTGTTTATAGTAGGAGGAGCATTCTCTGGACTTGAGAGCAAAATACGTTCAAGATTTAATGTTAAGCAAATTGGATTTGATAAGGCAAATAATGTAGTTAAAGAGTTAGATGAAGAAACAATATTTAAATATGTATTACCTGAAGATCTTAAAAAATTTGGATTAATTCCAGAACTTATAGGAAGATTTCCAGTAATTACAGCTTTAAGTAAGTTAGATATGAAGGCTTTAACTAGAATATTAGTAGAACCTAAAAATGCCTTAGTTAAACAATACAAGAAGATATTTGAACTAGAAGATGTGGATTTAGAATTTACTGATGAAGCATTAGATGAAATTGCAAACTTAGCATTAAAGAGAAATATAGGGGCAAGAGGTTTAAGAAGTATTGTAGAAAATACATTATTAGATCTTATGTATGAAATCCCTAGTGATAAGAAGATAAAGAAAATAACAATTACAAAAGAAATGATAGATGAAAAAAATCAAGAAATGCAAAAGGAGACTAAATGA
- the rbfA gene encoding 30S ribosome-binding factor RbfA, with protein MKDNMNDRRIKGLEKEIARIIGTAILLEINNEKIKNLVTVYKVSLTKDARYVDVTFSLLDYNENINREKLLEDLNKVKGYFRKKLSQELSIRYVPEIRVFLDNSVEQGIKISNLIDKVINS; from the coding sequence TTGAAAGATAATATGAATGATAGAAGAATAAAAGGTTTAGAAAAAGAAATTGCAAGAATAATAGGAACTGCAATTCTATTAGAAATTAATAATGAAAAGATTAAAAACCTTGTAACAGTATATAAGGTGAGTCTTACAAAAGATGCACGTTATGTAGATGTAACATTTTCATTACTAGACTATAATGAAAATATTAACAGAGAAAAACTCTTAGAAGATTTAAATAAGGTAAAGGGATATTTTAGAAAGAAATTAAGTCAAGAATTAAGTATAAGATATGTACCAGAAATAAGAGTTTTCCTTGATAATAGTGTTGAGCAAGGAATAAAAATTTCAAATTTAATAGATAAAGTTATCAATTCATGA